In Actinoplanes octamycinicus, the genomic window CGACGAACGGGGTGAGCAGCGAGACTGCGTCGTCGAGCAGCGGATCGTCGATCCACCGGTGCAGCTTGGCCGCGCCGACCGCGGCCACCATGCCGATGATCAGGCCACCGCCGGCTTTCAGCGCGACCTCGCCGGCGATCTCCCAGAACCCGACCGCGGCGCCGGCCAGCGCGCCCACCGCCACCCGCACCAGCACCAGTGCGGTCGCGTCGTTGAGCAGGCTCTCGCCCTCCAGGATGGTGACCACCCGGCGGGGCAGGCCGACCCGGCGGGCGATCGCGGTGGCGGAGACCGCGTCCGGCGGGGCGACGATGGCGCCGAGCGCCACGCAGGCGGCCAGCGGCGCCGCCGGGACCAGCCAGTGCACCACGAAGCCGACCGCGAACGCGGTGACCAGCACCAGCCCCACCGCGAGCAGCAGGATCGGGCGCAGCGCGTGCCGGAAGGCGGGCACCGAGGTCTGCAACGCGGCCACGTAGAGCAGCGGCGGCAGGATCCCGATCAGCACCAGCTCCGGCTCCAGGTGCGCCTCCGGGAAGCCGGGAAGGTACGACAGACCGAGCCCGGCGACCAGCAGCACCAGGGGCGCCACGAACCCGAGCCGGCGGGCGAGGGCCGCGCCGACGACTGCGATCGCCACGAACACGACCGTCTCGACGATGCTCTCCATGGCGGGAAGCTTATTGCCCGCCGGATCCCGGCATCAGGTGGTGCTCACCACCCCGGAACGCGCCACGGTCCGGGCCCAGGTGCCCTCCATGCCCTTGCGGGTGCGGACCACGTCGACCGAGAACTCGTACGGCGTGCCGGGCAGCAGCCCGGTGACCGTCGCGGTCATCCAGCCGCAGCCGCCCGGCGGGACGGTCAGCCAGCCCGGCGACTCCGGCTGCGAGCCGGCCTGCAGGTCGTGGCTGACCGCGATGATCCGGTACTCCACCAGGTCGGCGCCGCCCGGGTTGAACCAGGAGACCACCGCGCTGGTGGCGCCCGGCGTGACGTCCATGCCGTTGATCGCGCCGCCCTTGAACCCGGTCGTCCCGCACGGCGCGCTGCGGCTCGGCGCCGGGGTGGCCGGCGGCTTGACGGTCGGCGACAGGGTGGCGGCGGCCGGCCGGGCCCGCGGCCCGAAACTGGTGGTCGGCGACGGCGTGACGCTGCCCGCCGTCATCCACAGCCACGGGCTGGTGCCGGACGGGCTGGGCTGCGCCTGCGCGGTCCCGGAGGAGGCGCAGGCGGCCAGCAGCAACGGCCCGGCGAGCATGGGCAGGACGACGGCGGCAGCTTTCCGAATCCCCAGCACGTCCTCCACGTTCGGGCCGGGGCGCCGGGTCCTTAGCCGTTCCGGTAATGGTCCCCGGCACGCCGGGCCAGATCCTTGGTGGCCGCCGAGTTGACCCAGGTGCCGAGCACCACGCCGGCACCCGGGACCAGCTTGGCGAACACCTTGCGGGCGGCGCGCACCCCGGCCATCCGGGCCAGGTTGACGGTGAGCTTGACCAGCGCGCCGCCGAGCGGGCCGCCCTGCGGGCCGGTGAAGATCCGGCTGGCACGCTCCCGGCCGGCCGCCACGCCGAGCGCGGTACGGGCGGTCTCGGCGACCCGGTGCACCCGCTGCAGGACGAGCAGGTCGGTGGCGCGCTCCGCGGCGACCGGGTCGGCGCCGTGCGCGGCCGCGATGTGCAGCACCATCCGGGCCTGGGTCCAGGCCAGCACGCCGACGTCGAGGACCGCGCCGGGCAGGCCGGCCACGCCGGAGATGGCGCCGGAGAGGCGGGCCAGGGTGGTGAAGTTCCGGACGGCCAGGGCGGCCAGCTCGTCCGGGGTGATCCCGGGACGGTCGGCGCGGACCCGGGCGGCCCACTCGGCGGCCTCCGGGCCGAGGCGGCGGACCGCGTCCAGGGCGAGGTGCTCCGGGGCGTACTGCGGGTCGGCCTTCATCCGGGCCCAGAGGGAGCCGGGTGGGACGGCGGCGTCGCCGGTCGCGGCGGGAAGGGGTAGTGGCTGGTGGCTCAACGATCACTCCCGAGGGGGGCGAGACGGCGATCTACCCCCATAGTGGCGTCCGGGCGCACGCCGGTTGCCCGGGTGCGCCGACTTTTCGTGGTGACTGTCACAGCCGGGTGCTTGCCGTGCCGAGGTCGTACGTCAAGATTTGGAACATGGACCACGGCGGGCCGGAATGTTCCGGGCGGCCTGGCTGTTGTCGGCGGAAAGCCCGCGTCGCCGGGCGATGTCTTGAGGAGGTCCGCAGCGTGCTCGACCCACACGGGCTCTACGAGGTGGCCGGGGAACTGCCGGCCCTGGACGGCCCGGTGCTCATCCAGGCGCTCACCGGGTTCGTCGACGCGGGCAGCGCCATCCAGCTCGCCCGCGAGCACCTGCTGGAGGAGCTGGAGAGCGAGGTCGTCGCGACCTTCGACCTGGACCAGCTCCTCGACTACCGGTCCCGCCGCCCTCCGATGATCTTCGTGGCCGACCACTTCGAGAGCTACGAGGACCCGGTGCTCGCCCTGCACCTGGTGCGCGACCAGCTCGGCACGCCGTTCCTGCTGCTCACCGGCCCGGAGCCGGACCTGCAGTGGGAGCGGTTCATCGCGGCGGTGACCCAGCTCATCGAGCGGCTCGGGGTCAAGGTCACGATCGGGCTGAACGCGATCCCGATGGCGGTGCCGCACACCCGCCCGGTCAGCGTCACCGCGCACGCCACCGACCGCGGCCTGCTCGGCGAGCACGAGTCCTGGCTGCAGCGGGTGCAGGTGCCGGCCAGCGTCGGCAACCTGCTGGAGTTCCGGCTCGGGCAGAACGGGCACGACGCGCTCGGGTACGCCGCGCACGTCCCGCACTACCTGGCCCAGACCGGTTACCCGGCGGCCGCCGAGCTGCTGCTCGACTCGGTCTCCGGCAACACCGGGCTGGCGCTGCCGACCGGCAAGCTGCGCGAGTCGGCCAAGCAGGTCCGCGAGGAGGTGGACAAGCAGATCGCCGAGGACGAGCAGGCGGCCCGGCTGGTCACCTCGCTGGAGGCGCAGTACGACGCGTTCCTCCGCGGCCGGCAGAACAACCTGCTGGTGGACTCGGACAGCCCGCTGCCGACCGCCGAGGAGCTCGGCGCGGAGCTGGAGCGCTTCCTCGCCGAGCAGACCCGCGACGAGGGCTAACGCTTGCGCATCAGGAAGTCGATGACGGCCGGGAGCTGCGCGTCCCAGTAGTCCCAGGCGTGCTCTCCCGGGCCGAAATCGGCGTCCAGCTGCACCCCGGTGGCCTGGCAGGCGGCGACGAACCGCCGGTTCTGCGCCAGCAGATGATCCTCGGTGCCGCAGCGCAGCATCAGCCGGGGCAGCCGGGCCGGGTCGCCGGCCCGCAGCAGGTGCAGCAGATCCTCGTCGCCGCCGGCCACCACCCGGTCGGCGAAGACCCGCTCGACCAGGGCCCGCATGTGCGGCCGCCGGTCGTGCTCCTGGATGTACGCCAGATCGAGCGCCCCGGACAGCGTCGCCGCGGCGGCGAAGCGCTCCGGCTCGCGCAGCGCCCACTTCATCGCGCCGTAGCCACCCATCGACAGGCCGGCCACGAAGGTGTCCTCGCGGCGCTGGGAGACCCGGAAGAACTGCCGCACCGTGGCCGGCAGCTCGGCCGAGAGAAAGTCCCAGAACCGCATGCCGCTCGCCTCGTTGGCGTAGAAGCTGCGGTGCACCTGCGGCATCACCACGGCCAGGCCGTGCGCGGCGGCGTAACGCTCGACCGAGGTGAACCGGCTCCAGGCGGAATGGTCGTCGGTCAGGCCGTGTAGCAGGTAGAGAACCGGGGGCGGGTCGCCGGAGTCGTGGTCGGGGAGAAGCACGGTCATCGAGGTACGCAGCTCGAGCACCTCGGAGTCGAAGTCACATCGGATCAGGGCCACGTGGCCATCCTTCCCGGTCTCAGCCGGCCGGGCACCGTCCGTCCAGGACTGTCACCGAGGGGAAGACCGGCTCGGTGCTCCGCAGCAGCGCGGCGCTGTCCACCACGACGACCAGGCAGGCCGGGCTGCCACCGGACGGGTTGGTCACCTCGAACTGATGGTCGCCGGCGGCCCGCACGCTGATCCGCACCCGGCTGCCCCGGGCGGCCTCGGCGAGCGCCTCCTCGACCTCGAAGGACGAGACGTTGATCCCGCTGACCGGGGCGGCCCGCAGCTGCTCGGCGGCTCGCTCGGCGACCGCGGAGACGGTCTGCGGGCCGGCGTTGCCGCGCTCGTGGAGCACGACCGCGACGAGGCCGATCGCGCCGAGGATGCCAAGACCGGCGACGACCGCGCGGCGGGGGTTCTGCATGCCCCGGAGCGTGCCGATCCGAGGCGTCCGGCGCAAGCCCCGGTCGATGGGTGAGCGGTTGGGAATGTCGTACCCGTCGATTAGAATGTATGTACGAAAGAGGGGCCCTGAGCTGCTGATCTTCGACCGGGTTAGAACGCCTGTTCGAGGCTATGCGGCGAGTGAGGAGACCGACGTGACCACGTCCACCATGTCCACGATCTCGACCACCCCCGTGCCCGTCATCCCGCCCTACGCCACGATGCTCGGCTTCACTCGGTACGTCTCCCGCACCGGCCCCGCGAAGGCCACGTTCGTCGGCGGCCTGCGCAAGCAGCGGGAGCGGCGCAGCGGGTTCAACCCGCACGGCCAGCTGGTCAAGGCACTGAAGGCGGACATCGCGTTCCGCACCGGCGGCAGCTACCTCGGTGGCGTCGTCGATCTGGTGAAAGAGCGGTGGAAGCCGCTCTACGAGTCGCTGCGGGCCGGCGGCCGCACCTATCTGGCGTCGCTCGGCGACCCCGAGCAGATCACCCTGGTCCAGACCCGGGACGCGCTGGCCAGCGTCGGCCCGCTCGCCGTGAAGATCAACCCGCACTTCGGGCTGCGGTTCGGCGACGGGCACCGGGAGGCGGTCCGGCTGCACTTCGACGAGGAGCCGCCCAGCCCGGAGCTGGTCACCGCCATGCTGCACCTGATGGCCCGGCACATGGAGCAGATCCTGCCGGACGCCGACCCGGTCCTGGTCGACCTGCGCCGCGGCGTGACCCACCGGCTGAACCCGGCGACCCGGCCGGCCGACGTGGAGAGCTGGCTGGCCGGGGAGGCGGCGGCCTTCACGGCGATGTGGTCGGCCACCGCCAGCCCGGCGGCCTGATCGCCCGATGCTCCGTCTGACCGGCCCGGCCGCTCCCCCGGCCGGGCCGGTCAGCGGTCCCTCGGCCGCTCACCACCGCGCGGCGCCACCCTCGCGTGGCTCCCACCCCCCACCGCGGTCCCGTTCCCCGGCGCGCTGCCCCGCGTCGGGGAACGGCCCTCCGCTCGGGTCGGGATGGCCGCCGATGGGGTCGGCTAAGGTGGCGGGGTGAGTCCGTTTCCCGGCGTTCTACCGCCGCCGCGCTCCTGAGCGGAGCGTGAGCCGCGCCGTCTGAGCCCCGCTCGGACGGCCCTGTCGCGATGCGTTCCGCAGCCGGTCCGACACCGACTCACCCCTCCGCGGAGCGCGCATGTTCTCGTCCTCACCCTCGGCCGCCGCACGGCTGAGCCTCGTCCACCTGTCCATCGCCGGGGTCCTCTGGGGCACGGCCGGCGTCGTCGTCCAAGTGGTCGCCGGCCGGACCGGGCTCGGCGCCGTCGCGATCGGCTTCTACCGGCTGCTCTTCGCCGCCGGGACCATGCTGATCCTCGGCTTCCCGGCCCGCCGGCGGATCGGGGCGGCGTTCCGCTCGGCACCCGCCGCGATCGTCGCCGCCGGGACCGGGCTCGCCGCCTACCAGGCGCTCTACTTCGTCGCCGTCCGCCTGACCGGCGTCAGCATCGCCACCGTGGTCAGCCTCGGCCTGGCCCCGCTCCTGCTCAGCACCTGGGAGACGATCCGCACCCGCCGCCGCCCGGCCACCGCCGAACTCGGCGCCTCAGCCGCGGCGATCCTCGGCCTGGCACTGATCTCCGGCGTGTCAGCGCACGGCGCGGGCACGCTCGGGCTGCTGGCGGCGATCGCGTCGGGCACCGTCTACGCGGCTTCCACCGCGCTCAGCCGCCGCACCGCCCAGGGTGTGCCCCCGCTGATCCTGACCACGCTGTCCTGCACGATCGGCGCGATCACCCTGGCCCCGATCGCCCTGACGCAGGGCGTCACCTTCGCGCCGGCGCCGGGGTCGATCGGCCTGCTCGCCCACCTGGGCGCGGTGACCACGGCGCTCGCCTACGCCTGCTTCTACACCGGCCTGCGCCACACCACCGGCAGCGTCGCCGTCGTGGTCACCCTGCTGGAACCGCTGACCGCCGCCGTGCTCGCGGTCCTGCTGATCGGCGAACCCCTCCCCCTGACCACCATCATCGGCGGCCTGCTCCTCCTCGGCGCGGTGACCACCCTCTACCTGGACGCCGCGCGACCGAGCAGCACCCCCGAACCGAGCCTGACCACCTGATCCGGCCGGGCAAGGAGGCGACCCCCGAGCGGTTGGATCCGATTTTTGTACGCTTCCGTCCCGCCGCACCCCCTGCCCGCGCGAGGTCGCCGGACCCCACGGCCGCGGCGCGCCGCCGGCCCGGCGACCCGCACGGCCGCTTCCCGCAGCCCGCCACGGAGCCAGCACCAGCCAGGACTCCCCGCCGAGATCGAGACCAGGCCGAGACCGACGCCGTCAGCAGCCGGACGGCCGCACCGAGACCCGGTGAGCACGGCCGGCGCGGCGCGGCGACCGTACCGAAAAACGGCGAAGCCGGAGAAAAGCGAACCGGAGGGAGAAGAAAGGGGAGGGAAAGCGGACCGGGAGGCGACAGCGGATCGTGGGGCGGGTCAGGTGGTGAGGGCGATGGTCAGGGCGCCGGCGGCCAC contains:
- a CDS encoding fibronectin type III domain-containing protein codes for the protein MLGIRKAAAVVLPMLAGPLLLAACASSGTAQAQPSPSGTSPWLWMTAGSVTPSPTTSFGPRARPAAATLSPTVKPPATPAPSRSAPCGTTGFKGGAINGMDVTPGATSAVVSWFNPGGADLVEYRIIAVSHDLQAGSQPESPGWLTVPPGGCGWMTATVTGLLPGTPYEFSVDVVRTRKGMEGTWARTVARSGVVSTT
- a CDS encoding DMT family transporter, which gives rise to MFSSSPSAAARLSLVHLSIAGVLWGTAGVVVQVVAGRTGLGAVAIGFYRLLFAAGTMLILGFPARRRIGAAFRSAPAAIVAAGTGLAAYQALYFVAVRLTGVSIATVVSLGLAPLLLSTWETIRTRRRPATAELGASAAAILGLALISGVSAHGAGTLGLLAAIASGTVYAASTALSRRTAQGVPPLILTTLSCTIGAITLAPIALTQGVTFAPAPGSIGLLAHLGAVTTALAYACFYTGLRHTTGSVAVVVTLLEPLTAAVLAVLLIGEPLPLTTIIGGLLLLGAVTTLYLDAARPSSTPEPSLTT
- a CDS encoding EcsC family protein → MSHQPLPLPAATGDAAVPPGSLWARMKADPQYAPEHLALDAVRRLGPEAAEWAARVRADRPGITPDELAALAVRNFTTLARLSGAISGVAGLPGAVLDVGVLAWTQARMVLHIAAAHGADPVAAERATDLLVLQRVHRVAETARTALGVAAGRERASRIFTGPQGGPLGGALVKLTVNLARMAGVRAARKVFAKLVPGAGVVLGTWVNSAATKDLARRAGDHYRNG
- a CDS encoding proteasome assembly chaperone family protein, with translation MLDPHGLYEVAGELPALDGPVLIQALTGFVDAGSAIQLAREHLLEELESEVVATFDLDQLLDYRSRRPPMIFVADHFESYEDPVLALHLVRDQLGTPFLLLTGPEPDLQWERFIAAVTQLIERLGVKVTIGLNAIPMAVPHTRPVSVTAHATDRGLLGEHESWLQRVQVPASVGNLLEFRLGQNGHDALGYAAHVPHYLAQTGYPAAAELLLDSVSGNTGLALPTGKLRESAKQVREEVDKQIAEDEQAARLVTSLEAQYDAFLRGRQNNLLVDSDSPLPTAEELGAELERFLAEQTRDEG
- a CDS encoding alpha/beta hydrolase, encoding MALIRCDFDSEVLELRTSMTVLLPDHDSGDPPPVLYLLHGLTDDHSAWSRFTSVERYAAAHGLAVVMPQVHRSFYANEASGMRFWDFLSAELPATVRQFFRVSQRREDTFVAGLSMGGYGAMKWALREPERFAAAATLSGALDLAYIQEHDRRPHMRALVERVFADRVVAGGDEDLLHLLRAGDPARLPRLMLRCGTEDHLLAQNRRFVAACQATGVQLDADFGPGEHAWDYWDAQLPAVIDFLMRKR